A window from Neobacillus sp. PS3-40 encodes these proteins:
- the trmL gene encoding tRNA (uridine(34)/cytosine(34)/5-carboxymethylaminomethyluridine(34)-2'-O)-methyltransferase TrmL, translating into MAIHIVLYQPQIPANTGNIARTCAGTDTILHLIRPLGFSTDDKMLKRAGLDYWQFVKIVYYDSLDEFYEKNSGGEFFYITKFGQKPFTSFDYSVVNKDYFFIFGRETTGLPKDVIEKNKDVSLRIPMNENIRSLNLSNTAAILIYEALRQQNYPNLIK; encoded by the coding sequence GTGGCAATACATATCGTTTTATATCAACCACAAATTCCAGCAAATACAGGAAATATCGCACGGACTTGTGCAGGAACAGATACTATTTTACATTTAATTCGACCATTAGGTTTTTCAACGGATGATAAAATGTTGAAAAGGGCTGGTTTGGATTACTGGCAATTTGTAAAGATTGTTTACTATGACTCATTAGATGAGTTTTATGAAAAAAATTCAGGCGGTGAATTTTTCTATATAACAAAGTTTGGTCAAAAGCCGTTTACTTCCTTTGACTATAGTGTTGTGAATAAAGATTATTTCTTTATCTTTGGTCGTGAAACAACAGGACTTCCAAAGGATGTTATTGAAAAAAATAAGGATGTAAGCCTTCGGATTCCGATGAATGAAAATATTCGTTCTCTGAATCTATCCAATACAGCTGCCATACTTATCTACGAGGCATTGAGGCAGCAAAACTATCCAAATTTAATTAAGTGA
- a CDS encoding heavy metal translocating P-type ATPase, with protein sequence MSEHETKTYRVQGFSUAGCAKTFETNVKHLDGVLDAKVNFGASKIVVTGNTTIDALEKAGAFENLKLWDENEKKVKQKPFWKQKENVKVYLSTLILVSSGFLEYQIGEGHHLPTIGYAVAILIGGYSLFIKGLKNLARLQFDMNTLMTIAILGAAVIGQWKEGATVVILFAVSEVLERYSMDKARQSIESLLDIAPKEALIRRESEEIMVRVEDIQMGDLMIVKPGQKVAMDGIVIKGTSTLNQAAITGESVPVIKSIDDEVFAGTLNEEGLLEVKVTKRVEDTTLSKIIHLVEEAQAERAPSQAFVDQFAKYYTPVIVIMALLIVIIPPLLFGGVWSKWIYEGLAILVVGCPCALVISTPVAVVTAIGNAARNGVLIKGGIYLEEAGALRVIAFDKTGTLTQGIPTVTDIIPVVGNENELLTILASIEKGSQHPLASAVIRKAEESGLDFIDKFVEEFQSITGKGVKVKVNHDWYYVGSPKLFEELLQTIERSMKEKIIRLQTEGKTVVMLGTEKEFLLLVAVADEIRDSSKGVIQKLHQIGIEKTVMLTGDNQRTAETIGTEVGVSEIKADLLPEEKLNFIKELRAKHHSVAMVGDGVNDAPALAASTVGVVMGGAGTDTALETADIVLMSDDLSKLPYTIKLSRKALAIIKQNITFALAIKAVALLLVIPGWLTLWIAVFADMGATLIVTLNSLRLLKVKE encoded by the coding sequence ATGTCTGAACATGAAACAAAAACTTACCGGGTACAAGGATTTTCCTGAGCTGGCTGTGCAAAAACGTTCGAAACGAACGTGAAACACCTGGATGGTGTTTTGGATGCGAAGGTAAACTTTGGAGCCTCGAAAATAGTGGTTACAGGAAATACGACGATTGATGCACTTGAAAAAGCAGGTGCGTTCGAAAATTTGAAATTATGGGACGAAAATGAAAAAAAAGTAAAACAAAAGCCGTTCTGGAAGCAAAAAGAAAATGTGAAAGTATATCTTTCTACCCTAATCCTTGTTAGTAGCGGATTTTTAGAATACCAAATTGGGGAGGGACATCATCTTCCGACAATCGGGTATGCTGTAGCGATCCTGATCGGCGGTTATTCACTGTTTATTAAGGGGCTGAAAAATTTAGCTCGATTACAATTTGATATGAACACACTTATGACGATTGCCATTTTGGGGGCGGCGGTAATTGGGCAGTGGAAGGAAGGGGCAACCGTTGTCATTCTCTTTGCCGTCAGTGAAGTTCTAGAACGTTATTCAATGGATAAAGCTCGTCAATCCATTGAATCGTTGCTGGATATTGCTCCAAAAGAAGCGTTAATTCGTCGTGAAAGTGAAGAAATAATGGTCCGTGTTGAAGATATTCAAATGGGCGATCTTATGATTGTAAAGCCTGGACAGAAGGTAGCGATGGATGGAATCGTCATTAAGGGCACATCTACGTTAAATCAGGCTGCTATTACTGGAGAAAGTGTTCCAGTAATAAAGAGTATTGATGATGAAGTCTTTGCTGGGACATTAAATGAAGAAGGATTATTGGAAGTAAAAGTAACAAAACGGGTAGAAGATACGACTCTATCGAAAATCATTCATTTGGTGGAGGAAGCTCAGGCAGAACGGGCCCCTTCTCAGGCATTTGTGGATCAATTTGCAAAATATTATACACCGGTGATTGTTATCATGGCTCTATTAATTGTGATTATCCCTCCTTTGTTATTTGGAGGAGTATGGAGCAAATGGATATATGAAGGATTAGCTATATTAGTGGTTGGCTGCCCATGTGCCTTGGTTATTTCAACGCCAGTTGCCGTCGTAACAGCTATAGGAAATGCGGCTAGAAATGGTGTTCTCATTAAAGGGGGTATTTATTTAGAGGAAGCGGGAGCTCTAAGAGTTATTGCTTTTGATAAAACAGGAACACTGACACAAGGGATTCCTACTGTAACTGACATTATTCCTGTTGTTGGAAATGAAAATGAGCTTTTGACGATTTTAGCATCCATTGAAAAAGGATCCCAACATCCCTTAGCATCAGCTGTTATAAGAAAAGCTGAAGAGAGTGGATTGGATTTTATTGATAAATTTGTTGAAGAATTTCAATCTATTACTGGTAAGGGTGTAAAAGTAAAAGTAAATCATGATTGGTATTACGTGGGAAGTCCGAAACTGTTTGAAGAATTACTTCAAACAATAGAGAGAAGTATGAAAGAAAAAATTATTCGTTTGCAAACAGAAGGAAAAACAGTCGTGATGTTAGGAACCGAAAAGGAATTCCTCTTGTTAGTTGCGGTAGCGGATGAAATTAGAGATTCATCAAAAGGGGTTATTCAAAAACTTCATCAAATAGGAATTGAAAAAACAGTTATGCTGACGGGCGATAACCAACGGACCGCAGAAACAATAGGAACTGAAGTTGGGGTTTCAGAAATAAAGGCTGATTTGCTACCAGAAGAAAAACTGAACTTTATTAAGGAGCTTAGGGCAAAGCATCATAGTGTGGCGATGGTTGGAGATGGAGTTAATGATGCACCAGCACTTGCCGCTTCAACTGTTGGTGTCGTAATGGGTGGTGCAGGAACGGATACGGCACTTGAAACAGCTGATATTGTCCTTATGTCTGATGATTTAAGCAAATTGCCATATACCATTAAATTAAGCCGAAAGGCATTAGCAATTATAAAACAAAATATTACTTTCGCGTTAGCCATTAAAGCTGTGGCTTTACTCCTAGTTATTCCCGGATGGTTAACATTATGGATAGCCGTATTCGCTGATATGGGAGCCACATTAATCGTTACGCTAAACAGTTTAAGATTACTGAAAGTAAAAGAATAA
- a CDS encoding MarR family winged helix-turn-helix transcriptional regulator, translated as MENTRELFQMMTRRFGFLNKNCCSVGSVEISVVHSHILYEIDKNKNPSIQQVAETLGIDITTFSRQVQSLVKQGFVKKTPDPSDRRVSILSLTTEGKFIASAIDSQMNQYLEQVFSHLNEFEKETIIRSIELLSSAMEKTTYCCQPFL; from the coding sequence TTGGAAAATACCCGAGAACTTTTTCAGATGATGACTCGTAGGTTTGGCTTCCTCAATAAAAACTGTTGTAGTGTTGGTTCAGTAGAAATCTCCGTTGTCCATAGTCATATCCTTTACGAAATTGATAAAAATAAAAACCCTTCGATACAACAAGTGGCAGAAACATTAGGCATTGATATAACAACTTTTAGCCGCCAGGTTCAAAGCTTAGTCAAACAAGGATTTGTGAAGAAAACACCGGATCCGAGTGATCGAAGAGTTTCAATCCTTTCTTTAACAACGGAAGGAAAGTTTATCGCTTCTGCGATTGATTCACAAATGAATCAATATTTAGAACAAGTATTTTCGCACTTAAATGAATTTGAAAAAGAAACCATTATTCGCTCTATAGAATTGTTATCAAGTGCAATGGAAAAAACAACATACTGCTGCCAGCCATTTTTATGA
- a CDS encoding permease, with translation MWVVNWIEVGKSFLSIALELTVLFIGISFLINLIQGFIPYEKMEKWMENSHPLVSALIALAFAFITPFCSCSTIPVVVNLLNKKVRFGIVMIFLFSSPVLDPTIITLMVAILGVKVAAIYTIITSILSVIIGFTLEKIGFANQVRNVVMKGYDDTQKRFNLKGALTETIQLMKTVYPYLIIGAGIGSIIHGAVPTTWISTYMGGDKWWLVPIAAIIGIPLYIRLSTMIPISQIMLAKGMALGPVMALMISSAGASLPELTLLNSIFKKKLVAAFVGSVFLMSTISGFLFYVV, from the coding sequence ATGTGGGTTGTAAACTGGATTGAAGTAGGGAAAAGCTTTCTATCAATTGCTTTAGAATTAACTGTATTGTTTATCGGTATTTCATTTTTAATCAATCTTATTCAAGGATTTATTCCTTATGAAAAAATGGAAAAGTGGATGGAAAACAGTCATCCACTCGTCAGTGCTTTAATAGCCCTGGCATTTGCCTTCATAACACCATTTTGTTCTTGTTCAACCATTCCGGTTGTGGTGAATTTGTTAAATAAAAAAGTACGGTTTGGGATTGTAATGATTTTCTTGTTTTCTTCACCGGTTCTTGATCCAACCATTATTACTTTAATGGTAGCTATATTAGGTGTAAAGGTAGCAGCTATTTACACGATTATAACTTCAATCTTATCTGTCATCATTGGATTTACACTTGAAAAAATCGGTTTTGCGAACCAAGTTAGAAACGTCGTCATGAAAGGATATGATGATACACAAAAACGATTTAATTTGAAAGGGGCGCTAACAGAAACGATTCAGTTAATGAAAACTGTTTACCCGTATTTAATAATTGGAGCAGGGATTGGGTCCATTATTCACGGTGCTGTTCCAACCACGTGGATATCTACCTATATGGGAGGAGATAAATGGTGGTTAGTTCCGATTGCTGCAATTATTGGAATTCCTTTATATATAAGACTTTCGACAATGATTCCTATCTCCCAAATCATGTTGGCAAAAGGAATGGCATTAGGACCTGTTATGGCATTGATGATTAGTTCAGCTGGTGCAAGTCTTCCAGAATTAACATTACTTAATAGCATTTTCAAAAAGAAATTAGTCGCAGCCTTTGTAGGTTCCGTATTTCTTATGTCCACCATCTCTGGATTTTTATTTTATGTAGTGTAG
- a CDS encoding metalloregulator ArsR/SmtB family transcription factor produces the protein MSKKDTCEIYCFDESKVSRIQGELQTIDISSVAQLFKAIADENRAKITYALCRDEELCVCDIANIIGTTVANTSFHLRTLHKQGIVNFRKEGKMAFYSINDEQIKQLITIAVLHRIEVKANV, from the coding sequence ATGTCCAAAAAGGATACTTGTGAGATTTATTGTTTTGATGAGAGCAAAGTTAGCCGAATTCAAGGTGAATTACAAACCATAGATATTTCGAGTGTTGCCCAATTGTTTAAAGCGATCGCTGATGAAAATAGAGCAAAAATAACCTATGCATTGTGTAGAGATGAAGAGCTATGTGTTTGTGATATAGCAAATATTATAGGCACCACGGTTGCAAATACTTCCTTTCATTTACGCACGCTCCATAAACAAGGGATTGTAAACTTTAGAAAAGAAGGAAAGATGGCGTTTTATTCCATAAATGATGAACAAATTAAACAGTTAATTACTATTGCTGTACTACATAGGATAGAGGTGAAAGCCAATGTCTGA
- a CDS encoding PrkA family serine protein kinase has translation MDILKKIEKYRDEEEKLRWEGTFKEYLLMLKEKPWVAQSAHSRVYNMIKDAEIEEEKGVRRYKFFSHQLFGLEEALERLVEEYFHPAAKRLDVRKRILLLMGPVSGGKSTLVTMLKRGLEEYSRTDKGSIFAIKGCPMHEDPLHLIPQFLRDDFNKEYGIRIEGNLSPLNMMRLEQEYGGKIEDVIVERIFFSEDKRTGIGTFSPSDPKSQDIADLTGSIDFSTIAEYGSESDPRAYRFDGELNKANRGMMEFQEMLKCDEKFLWHLLSLTQEGNFKAGRFALISADELIVAHTNETEYRSFISNKKNEALHSRIIVMPIPYNLKASQEEKIYEKMINESDVADVHIAPHTLKVAAMFTILTRLKEPKKGDIDLVKKMRLYDGENVEGFNEADVSELKKEYPDEGMSGIDPRYVINRISSTIIRKEVPSINALDVLRSLKDGLDQHPSITAELRERYLNFISLARKEYDTIAKKEVQKAFVYSYEESAKTLMDNYLDNVEAYCNKAKLRDPLTGEEINPDEKLMRSIEEQIGISENAKKSFREEVLIRISAFARKGKRFDYNSHDRLREAIQKKLFADLKDVVKITTSSKTPDEQQLKKVNEVVARLIDKHGYNSTSANDLLKYVGSLLNR, from the coding sequence ATGGATATTTTAAAAAAAATTGAGAAATACCGTGATGAAGAGGAAAAACTTCGATGGGAAGGAACGTTTAAGGAATATTTACTTATGCTGAAGGAAAAGCCCTGGGTAGCCCAATCTGCCCATTCTCGAGTTTATAATATGATCAAGGATGCTGAGATTGAAGAGGAAAAAGGGGTTAGAAGATACAAATTTTTTAGTCATCAATTATTTGGATTAGAAGAAGCTCTTGAAAGACTTGTAGAGGAATACTTCCATCCTGCTGCCAAAAGGCTTGATGTGAGAAAGCGTATTTTACTATTAATGGGCCCTGTAAGTGGGGGGAAATCCACGCTAGTTACCATGCTGAAAAGGGGTCTTGAAGAATATTCACGGACAGACAAAGGATCTATTTTTGCAATTAAAGGATGCCCGATGCACGAGGATCCACTTCATTTAATCCCACAGTTTTTGCGAGACGATTTTAATAAGGAATATGGCATTCGGATTGAAGGAAACTTATCTCCCTTAAACATGATGCGTCTTGAACAGGAGTATGGTGGGAAGATTGAAGATGTTATAGTTGAAAGGATCTTTTTCTCGGAAGACAAACGAACTGGGATTGGAACATTTAGTCCATCAGATCCAAAATCCCAGGACATTGCCGATTTGACAGGCAGTATTGACTTTTCCACAATTGCTGAATATGGTTCAGAATCTGACCCAAGGGCATACCGATTTGATGGTGAATTAAATAAAGCCAATCGTGGGATGATGGAATTCCAAGAAATGTTGAAATGTGATGAGAAATTTTTGTGGCATTTGTTGTCATTGACACAAGAGGGGAATTTCAAAGCAGGGCGATTCGCATTGATTTCTGCGGATGAATTAATCGTTGCTCATACGAATGAAACGGAGTATCGGTCATTTATTTCGAATAAAAAAAATGAGGCACTGCATTCAAGAATTATTGTAATGCCGATTCCTTATAACTTAAAGGCTTCTCAAGAAGAAAAGATATATGAAAAAATGATCAATGAAAGTGATGTGGCCGATGTACACATTGCTCCGCACACCTTAAAAGTGGCTGCGATGTTTACGATTCTAACTCGCTTAAAAGAACCGAAAAAAGGTGATATTGATTTAGTGAAAAAAATGCGCCTTTATGACGGTGAAAATGTGGAAGGATTTAATGAAGCGGATGTTAGTGAACTTAAAAAAGAATATCCTGATGAAGGAATGAGTGGCATTGATCCTCGCTACGTTATTAATCGGATATCCTCCACAATAATCAGGAAAGAAGTACCGTCCATTAATGCATTGGATGTATTGCGGTCATTAAAAGACGGACTTGATCAACATCCATCGATTACAGCCGAATTACGAGAACGCTATTTGAATTTTATTTCACTAGCTCGTAAAGAGTATGATACGATTGCGAAGAAGGAAGTCCAAAAAGCGTTTGTTTATTCATACGAAGAGTCTGCTAAAACATTAATGGATAACTATTTGGATAATGTTGAAGCCTATTGCAATAAGGCGAAGCTCCGGGATCCATTAACAGGGGAAGAAATTAATCCTGATGAAAAGCTTATGCGCTCGATTGAAGAGCAAATTGGCATTTCAGAAAATGCGAAAAAATCATTCCGTGAAGAAGTGCTTATTCGAATTTCTGCCTTTGCAAGGAAGGGCAAACGGTTTGATTATAATTCACATGATCGCTTGCGTGAAGCTATCCAAAAGAAACTTTTTGCCGATTTAAAAGATGTTGTTAAAATTACAACTTCATCTAAAACACCAGATGAGCAGCAGTTAAAAAAAGTCAATGAAGTCGTTGCTCGTCTGATTGATAAGCATGGTTATAACTCTACTTCTGCGAATGACCTGTTAAAGTATGTAGGAAGTCTATTAAACCGATAA
- the nfsA gene encoding oxygen-insensitive NADPH nitroreductase, translating to MNDVITNILNHRSIRHFEDKLLTDEQISTIISCAQSASTSSYIQAYSIIGIKDKEKKRKLAELAGNQGYVENNGHFLVFCADLHRHEIIGEREGKNVIPTIESTEKFMVSLIDASLAAQNAAIAAESMGLGICYIGGIRNNLEGVKDLLKTPERVIPLFGMAIGYPTKITDQKPRLPLEHIYHEDQYEQNREVYVKQLQDYDNLISSYYEKRTNSVRNDRWTDQMAKMLEKQTRMYMKEFVQKSKMDLQ from the coding sequence ATGAATGATGTAATAACAAACATACTCAATCACCGTTCGATTCGCCATTTTGAGGATAAGCTGTTAACTGATGAACAAATTAGTACTATTATTTCCTGTGCACAGTCAGCATCAACATCAAGCTATATTCAAGCCTATTCGATTATTGGAATCAAGGATAAAGAAAAAAAGAGAAAGTTAGCTGAGCTTGCTGGAAATCAGGGTTATGTAGAAAATAATGGGCATTTCCTGGTCTTTTGTGCTGATCTTCATCGTCATGAAATAATTGGTGAAAGAGAAGGTAAAAATGTGATTCCAACAATCGAAAGCACAGAAAAATTCATGGTATCTCTGATTGATGCATCACTTGCAGCACAAAACGCTGCGATAGCTGCTGAATCGATGGGGTTGGGAATTTGCTATATTGGTGGGATTCGTAATAACCTTGAAGGGGTAAAAGATCTATTGAAAACTCCTGAAAGGGTTATTCCTCTTTTCGGAATGGCAATTGGATACCCTACAAAAATAACGGACCAAAAACCAAGGTTGCCACTTGAGCACATTTATCATGAGGATCAGTATGAACAAAATAGAGAGGTTTATGTAAAGCAGCTTCAAGATTATGATAACCTTATTTCAAGCTATTATGAAAAAAGAACAAATAGTGTACGCAATGATCGTTGGACGGACCAGATGGCAAAAATGCTTGAAAAACAAACAAGAATGTATATGAAAGAATTTGTGCAAAAAAGCAAAATGGATCTTCAGTGA